A genomic stretch from Bacillota bacterium includes:
- a CDS encoding hydrolase, with protein MAKVPSRAEAYELLTRYVKSDNLINHALAVEAVMAHFAERFAPDEVEKWRVIGLVHDLDYEQYPDEHCQRVKGILEAEGWPSEYIRAIQSHGWQICTDVEPKETMEKVLYTIDELTGLVVATVLMRPSRSILDLSVSSLKKKWKQKNFAAGVNREVVEAGAEMLGMDLDEIFAETIKGMQKAAKELGLAGEAGDL; from the coding sequence ATGGCGAAAGTGCCTAGTCGGGCAGAGGCCTATGAGCTTTTGACCCGCTACGTAAAAAGTGACAACCTCATTAACCACGCTTTGGCGGTAGAGGCGGTGATGGCTCATTTCGCCGAGCGTTTTGCACCGGATGAGGTGGAGAAGTGGCGGGTTATTGGTTTGGTGCATGATTTGGATTATGAACAGTATCCCGATGAACACTGCCAGCGGGTGAAGGGGATCCTGGAGGCCGAAGGGTGGCCGTCGGAGTACATCCGTGCGATCCAAAGCCACGGCTGGCAGATCTGCACCGATGTGGAACCGAAGGAGACCATGGAAAAGGTGTTGTACACCATTGATGAGCTAACAGGCCTAGTGGTGGCCACCGTGCTGATGCGACCCAGTAGGAGTATCTTGGATCTATCGGTAAGTTCCCTGAAAAAGAAATGGAAGCAGAAGAATTTCGCCGCTGGTGTGAACAGGGAAGTGGTGGAGGCGGGAGCGGAAATGTTGGGCATGGACTTAGATGAGATCTTTGCGGAGACCAT